In the genome of Calditrichota bacterium, the window ACTTAAATGCTTTGGAAGGTAAAGGCGCTCATTTAATAACAGTAAACGATTATCTTGCCCAGCGTGACTCCGATTGGGTTGGCGAAGTTCTCCGTTATTTAGGTCTTTCCGTGGGTGTAATTTTAAATGATATGACACCTGAGCAGCGCATGGTTGCCTATAATTGTGATGTTACTTATGGAACGAACAATGAATTTGGCTTTGATTATCTGCGCGATAATATGGCCAGCACGAAAGAACACATGGTTCAGATTCGTGGCCATCATTATGCCATAGTGGATGAGGTTGACAGTGTTTTGATTGATGAGGCCAGAACGCCTCTGATCATCAGCGGGCCTGTTAGCGTATCAACACATAAATACAGCGAGATGAAGCCTTTGGTTGACCGACTTGTAACTCAGCAAAGCCGCCTGGTTAACCGCCTTATCCAAGAAGGCAATAGCCTGATAAACGATTCTAAAGTTAATGAAGGCGCGCAAAAACTTCTGCTTGCGGAAAAAGGGGCTCCAAAAAATAAACGATTGATGAAATTGTACCAGGATCCCTCCATCAAAAAGCTGGTACAGGGCGTTGAAAATGATTATCTGCGCGATAAAGGACAAAACAAAACTTCGGACGAACATTATTTTGGAGACTTGTTTTATATCGTTGATGAGAAAAGCCACACAATCGATTTAACCGAAAATGGGCGTGAGTGTCTTAATCCGGCAGAACCGGAAATGTTTTTGCTGCCTGATATGGGTGAGGAAGTTGCCCTTATCGAAAGTGATAGCACTTTGGACGATAGCCAAAAGCTTGCAAAAAAAGACGAAATTTACCAGGTAATAAATGAACGTGGCGAAAAGCTGCAAAATATATCCCAACTGTTGCGAGCGTATTCTTTGTATGAAAAAGATCAGGAATATGTTGTTCAGGATGGCAAAGTACTTATTGTGGACGAGTTCACAGGTCGTATTTTAGCCGGCCGTCGCTACAGCGATGGATTGCATCAGGCGATTGAAGCTAAGGAAAATGTTAAGATTGAAAGGGAAACCCAAACCCTGGCAACCATAACGTTGCAGAACTATTTCCGGATGTATGGCAAGCTTGCCGGGATGACAGGAACGGCTGAAACTGAAGCAGCTGAGTTTTGGGAAATATACAAGCTTGATGTAATGGTTATTCCTACAAATAAACCTATTACGCGTTATGATTGGGAAGACTTGCTTTTCCGTACAAAACGCGAAAAATATAATGCCATTGTAAACGAAGTGGAAAAAATGCATAACCTTGGTCGGCCTGTTTTGGTTGGTACTGTTACAGTGGAAGTATCTGAAACTTTGAGCCGTATGTTTAAACGTCGCGGACTGAAACATAATGTACTAAACGCAAAGCAGCATAAAAGCGAAGCTGAAATTGTTGCACAAGCGGGAGAGCCAGGTGCCGTAACAATAGCTACAAACATGGCTGGTCGTGGTACGGATATAAAACTTGGACCCACAGTTCTACAGGCCGGTGATCCGGAAAATGACATTCCCGGAGGCTTACATGTTATTGGTACAGAACGCCATGAATCGCGCCGGATTGACAGGCAGTTACGTGGTCGTAGTGGGCGCCAGGGCGATCCTGGAAGTACGGTTTTTTATTTATGTCTGGAAGATGATTTAATGCGCCTGTTTGGATCAGAACGTGTAGCCGGAATTATGGAACGTTTGGGTGCAGAAGAAGGTGAAGTGATCACACACAAAATGATGACCCGTTCTATTGGGAAAGCACAGAAAAAAGTAGAAGGCCGAAATTTCTCCATTCGTAAAAGACTGATCGATTATGATGATGTAATGAACCAGCAGAGAACAGTGATTTACGATCGCCGGCGAGTTGCCCTAAGTGAGGAAGACCCATCTGCTGAACTTGAAAATATCCTTGATGAGTTTATTGAATCCACATGTCTTGCCTATATTGATCCTGTAGGGCATACGGAAGAATGGGATATCGATGGCCTGGAGTCTGCAATCCAAAAAGTAGCTTTTTCTGATTTTAAGAAAATTCGGGAAAATGTTCATTCTTTTGCATTTGATGATTTGAAAGCAGCTGTAAAAAAATCGCTGATGGATGTGTACAAAATTAAAGAAGAGCGCATGGGCCGTGAAAGAATGGCTGTCCTTGAGCGCTATTTTATTTTGCGCGTCATCGATGAAGAATGGAAAGATCATCTATACCAAATGGATATGCTGAAGGAAGGTATTCATTTAAGGGCCTATGGCCAAAAAGATCCATTGATTGAGTATAAACGTGAAGCCTATGGTTTATTTGAGGATTTGATCCACACAATTAATGAAAAGACATTAAACTGGCTGATTGGTAAATTACAAATTGAAGAACCACAACCACAGAATCGTGCGGAACTTCGTAAACAAAACATGAATATGGTGCACGAAACCACAACAAATATGGGCTACAGCGGTGTTGATACCAGTGGCGAAACCGATATTCAGAAGGCTTCTAAAGAACGTTCAAATAAAAAACAGCCAATTCGTGTAGAGAAAAAAGCCAAACCAAATGACCCTTGTCCATGTGGCAGTGGTAAAAAATACAAAAAGTGCCACGGTGCTATGGTATAGTTTTTATATATGATTCTAAATTTTAAACAAATTGGTGAAGGCCCGGCAATTGTTATCTTGCACGGGCTTTTTGGTATGTCGGATAATTGGATGTCCATAGCAAAGAAAATGTCGGCAGATTATTGTTTTTACCTGGTGGATTTAAGAAACCACGGACGCTCGCCTCATAGTGATGTTATAAATTACGATGTAATGAGTAATGATCTCAGGCTGTTTCTTGAGAGACAAAACCTTTCTGATATACGGCTCATTGGTCATTCTATGGGTGGAAAGGTAGCTATGAATTTTTCAAAGCACCATTCTCATTTTCTCAGCAAACTTATAGTGGTGGATATTGCACCAAAAAAGTATAATTCAACACAATTTATTGATTTTATAAATGCGTTGTTATTTATAAACCTTAACCTGTTTCAATCCCGAAAAGAAATTGAAAATGAGCTACTGAAAAAGTTAAAAGTGCATCCCGGTATTATTCAGTTCCTGCTTAAAAATTTATTCAGGACGGAGAACAATCGTTTCAAGTGGAGAATGAACCTGCCTGCTTTGAAAATGAATATTGATAATATTTTAGATGGATTAAAAATAAGTAATCCGGTGATGACAAAAACATTGTTCATGAAAGGTTCAGAATCTCAGTATATTACATTTAATGATGAGTTGATAATTAAAGAGAAATTCCCCAATTCAAGAATTGAAGAAATCAAAAATGCAACACACTGGGTTCATTCCAGTTCGCCCATAAATTTTGAAAATACTCTCCGATCTTTCTTAGCCTGATTTGATTTATTAATCGTAAAATATAGCAGTCTTCAAATAAGATTTTCCTACAAACAGATCAAAAAAAAATTGATAATATTGTTCTGTGACATATAACACCCAATAAAACGTTGCTGCGCTTAAATTAGCGTTGGATTTAAAAAAACCATAATGATCGGCATAAATAATAATAACTTAATCATAATTTTTCAACATGGAGGTTGTTTATGCAACACTCGATACTAAAATTTTTTATACTTCTCTTTTTTTCTTTGACCTCAATTATTTCCGCACAAACATTTTCCGGGCCAACAAACCTTGATGAGATTGCTGAAGAATCAACAAGTGTTTCATTTGCAGATTATAATCATGATGGTTGGGTCGATCTTTTTTTAAGCCGTGGAAATGCGTCAGATGGCACAAGTTATGACAATGTCTTATTTAGTAACTCTTCCGGTACTTTCTCAGATGCTAGTCTTTCCGTTATAACAGCAACTCAAAGAACATCTGGTACAGCAACATGGGGCGACTATGATAATGATGGAAATATAGATTTATATGTTGCAAATGCTGAGCCTGGTTTTAATGGTGGTGAGCCGCCTAATAATCTTTTTATAAACGATGGTGCCGGCGATTTTACAAACAACACCACTTTCGGAGACATTGTTGATGATAGTGATGATTCACGAGTTGTTGGTTGGGGTGATTATAACAATGACGGTTTTATTGATTTATATCAAAAAAGAGGGAATATCTTTTTTACCGGGGAAATTGCCCAGACCAATATATTTTTTAGAAATGATGCAGGTTCCGGAAGTACAAGAAACCCATCTGGAATTGGAGATATTATTACAAGTGGCGGAACCATTGACGGCATTAACAATGCGTATTCTAACTTAACCGGTGCAATGGTTTGGGGTGATTATAATGGCGATGGCTATATGGATATATATACTGCCCGCGGATCTACTAAACTTAATACACTTTGGAAAAATAATGGATCAGGTGCATTTGTAGATGACACTCCTGCGACCTTAAGACCAACACAAACTTCTACTCAGGCATGCAGCTGGGGTGATTGGGATAACGATGGTGACTTGGATTTATATACAGGTACAAAACCTGAAGCAGGAACAAAGCATAGTTTTATATTCGAAAACACAAGCACCACTAGTACCACTTCCTTTTCAGATGCAACAGCCGGGGATATTTCTACAGATGAATATTATGTTCGTGGTAGTGCCTGGGCTGATGTTGATAATGATGGGGATTTAGACCTTTTTACATCGACAATGAGTGATGCCGTTTTTGAAAATCCAGCCAGTAGATTGTACGTAAATTCGGGAACTCCAAATTACACTCTTACAATGTCTTCAACTTTTTCACTTGACGATGGCACAAATACCAGCAATGGTCGCGGTGTAGCATTTGCTGATATTGACAATGATGGAGACCAGGATTTTGTTGTGGGCCGTTTTTATAAGCCGCTTCTTTATACAAATACAACAAGCAACGGAAATAGTTTTGCCAATATCAAGCTTGTGGGAACTACAAAAAATATTTCTGCGATTGGCACACAGATTCATCTATTTGCGAATATTCCCGAGCAGACTAGTACAACAGAACAGATGCGAGAAATATCATCTCAATCCGGAGCCGGATCACAATCTGATATGCGTGCCCATTTTGGTTTAGGAACAACCTCTAAAATTGATTCAATTCAGGTAAACTGGTTAAATACAAGCGGTGGAGCTGCCCGGACAAGGACAACTTACACTGATATGCCAGTAGGCAAATTTATGGTTTTTACACAAAGTGGATCTGCCAGCGTTATTAAACAACAGGCTTTTATGTACCTTATTGGTAATACTGGAGCGGCTGTTGAGTTTGAAACAAACACAGACACAGATGGTGGATCATTAAGCATTTCACGTACAGATTCTGATCCGGGTGATGCTGGCTTTAGTGGTAGTGCCACCTCGCCTGATGCCAGTACAATTACGCCCAATGTTGTGAGCCCGGCTAAGTATTGGACAATAAGTGAAACAGGGTTAACCGGCAATTTTACTGCAGAGGTTTACATAGATATTACTGGAGTTAGTGGAATATCAGATGCGGATAAACTCGTAATTTTAAGACGTGCCAATAGTGGAGCAGCCTGGAACCCAATTAATACAGAGCGTATTGGAAATACTTTGTACTCCAGTGCTAACCTTAGTAGTTTTTCAGAGTTTGGAATTGGCTCTAATTCTGCAGATAATTCTTTACCCGTTGAGTTAACTTCATTCACAGCGGTAGCAGGAAATAACTCTATTGAGTTAAATTGGGAAACAGCATCTGAGCTGAATAACCTGGGTTATATTTTAGAAAGAACAACAAAACAGAATAATACTTTTGCTGAAATTTCTTCATATAAAGATAACTCGGCATTAGCCGGGCAAGGTAATTCAAGCACCGTCAATAATTATTCATATGTGGATAACAATGTAGTAAATGGAGAGAACTATTTGTACAGACTATCAGATATAAGCATGTCAGGTGTCCGTACATATCACTCAGTTATTGAAGCGTCTGCAAATCAGATTGTTACAGGATTTAAACTTCTGCCGAACTTTCCAAATCCATTTAATCCGGAAACAACTTTGCGATTTGAAATACCGGCTGAAAAAGCATATACAAAAATATCACTAGCTGTTTATAATGCAGCAGGCGAATTGGTTACAGAAATATATTCCGGGGAATTATCATCCGGTGTTCATGAGTTTAAATGGAGTGGTACAAATATGACTGGCCAACAACAGGCATCCGGGATTTATTTTGCTCGTTTCAGTGCCGGCAAATTTGTCCAAACGCGTAAACTTATTCTTTTGAAATAACTGATTTTGCAGAATTAAAAGTTCCTTTTAAAAATACAAGTGTGTTAAATTAATTTTAACACTCTCTCTAAGCCCCGGCTTATTTAAGTTCGGGGTTTTTTATTTTGTATTCTTGAAATATAGATATTTCATTTTTTTTTCAATTTTGTACATTAGAAGTAAGCTTTTCATAAAAATCCACTAAAACTAAGGGAGGTTTCCTTATGCCAAAACTAACATTTTTAGGTCACTCCGGTTGGCTGTTAGAATCTCCAAAGGCCAGCGTAGTTATTGATCCATTTTTAGAAGGTAATCCGCTTGCTAAACATAAAGCATCCGATTTAAATGCAGATTATATTTTAATTTCTCATGCACACGGAGACCATATTTCAGATGTTGAGTCAATCGCTAAAAATTGTAAAAGTACTATTATCGCAAATTTTGAGATTGCCACATATTATGGTGCAAAAGGCATTGAGACGCATCCATTGCATATTGGGGGTGGAAATAATTTTCCGTTTGGACGGGTAAAATTAACACCGGCCTTTCACGGATCATCATTTCCAGATGGTACTTATGGTGGAATGCCTGCCGGTATTTTATTAACTATAGATGACAAGACTTTTTATCATACTGGGGATACGGGACTGTTTTCTGATATGCAGCTAATCGGTAAACACAACCTTGTTGATGTGATGATGGTTTGTATCGGTGATAATTTTACAATGGGTATTGATGATGCCGTTGAGGCAGTTGACCTTGTAAAGCCAAGGTTAACGGTCCCAATGCATTATAAAACTTTTCCGATGATTGATGTCGACCCTGAAGAATTTGCCAGTAAATCATTTAGCTATGGAAACGAGGTAAAAATAATGGATATTGGCGATTCTTTTAATTTGTAATTTTTTTTATGATTGCTGTTTTGTAATTTTGATTTATGGATGAAAAATTACACGCAATAATCTCAAATATAAAAACTAACTATAAACCCGCAGAACAATATGATTTGCGGGTTTCTTATTATGCCTACAAAAATTTAAGCCATACCATTCGTTTAAGAAACGGAATTATTTATGTTCGCATTTCAGATAAGCTCTTTGATGCCCCGGATGAAACAATCCAGGCGGTTGGGTATATTTTATTTGATAAATTGTTTCGCCTAAAAACCAAAAAAGAAATCCGGCACCATTATCGTAATTACATTAATCAGTTCATTGTACCAAATATGAGTTTTCCTAAATCCAAAGTTTCTCCGGATTATTCGCCCATTGGTAAGTATCATAATTTAACTGATATTTTTGATTTGGTTAACAGGTCATATTTTGACTCTGCTGTTCCGAAACCAATATTGGGCTGGAGTTTAAATAAAAGTACAAGGCGGTTGGGTTTTTACGATCATTCCCGCAATCTATTAGTTATCTCGCGCATTTTTGACAAAAAACGTATTCCGGATTATGTGCGTGAATATTTAATGTATCATGAGATGCTTCATATAGTTATCCCGGTTAAAAAAATTAATGGCCGGCGTTCTGTACATCCACCCCATTTTAAGGAAAAAGAAAGACTTTTTGACAATTACGAGCTGGCGCAGAAATGGCTTAAAAAGAAACTGTGGCGATTGAGGTTTTAGAAAATTTATTTTCAATAGAGCTCATATTTAACCAGTCTTCCATCCAACCCACCATTGGAAATCTCTTTTTTCCATGATGCTTTTAATCCAATGTTTTTTATATATTTTCGCTCCCCAAAATAAATATAGGCTGTGGATCCCTTGCAGCGTTGCTTAAGAAAATCTCCAAAGTTTTTGTAAAAGCTGCTAAGATCCTCCTCATTATTTAACCTTATGCCATAAGGCGGATTGCCAATTATGGTTTTGTTTTCAAGCGACTCAATTTCAAAAACGTCTTTACGTACGATTTTAATTAAGCTTTTAGGATCGATTAGAGAGCTGTTATAAGTTGAACTTTTAACGGCCTGTAAAGCTATGTCACTTCCTGTAATTAAGTTTTCAGAAATAGAAACGATTTTTTCAAGACTGTCTTTTTTTACCTGTTGCCATACTTTAGCATCAAAATCGGGTAATTGTTCAAAACCAAATTTCTCCCTGAGAAAAGAAGCTGGCGTTGCGC includes:
- the secA gene encoding preprotein translocase subunit SecA; amino-acid sequence: MQTVIKSIFGSKNDREVKKLQSVVDEINTFYEEYQNLSDEQLKNKTVEFQERLKDGETVDDIMSEAFAVVKDACRRMKGTSWKVAGRDTSWDMVPFDVQLIGGIILHQGKIAEMATGEGKTLVAVLPLYLNALEGKGAHLITVNDYLAQRDSDWVGEVLRYLGLSVGVILNDMTPEQRMVAYNCDVTYGTNNEFGFDYLRDNMASTKEHMVQIRGHHYAIVDEVDSVLIDEARTPLIISGPVSVSTHKYSEMKPLVDRLVTQQSRLVNRLIQEGNSLINDSKVNEGAQKLLLAEKGAPKNKRLMKLYQDPSIKKLVQGVENDYLRDKGQNKTSDEHYFGDLFYIVDEKSHTIDLTENGRECLNPAEPEMFLLPDMGEEVALIESDSTLDDSQKLAKKDEIYQVINERGEKLQNISQLLRAYSLYEKDQEYVVQDGKVLIVDEFTGRILAGRRYSDGLHQAIEAKENVKIERETQTLATITLQNYFRMYGKLAGMTGTAETEAAEFWEIYKLDVMVIPTNKPITRYDWEDLLFRTKREKYNAIVNEVEKMHNLGRPVLVGTVTVEVSETLSRMFKRRGLKHNVLNAKQHKSEAEIVAQAGEPGAVTIATNMAGRGTDIKLGPTVLQAGDPENDIPGGLHVIGTERHESRRIDRQLRGRSGRQGDPGSTVFYLCLEDDLMRLFGSERVAGIMERLGAEEGEVITHKMMTRSIGKAQKKVEGRNFSIRKRLIDYDDVMNQQRTVIYDRRRVALSEEDPSAELENILDEFIESTCLAYIDPVGHTEEWDIDGLESAIQKVAFSDFKKIRENVHSFAFDDLKAAVKKSLMDVYKIKEERMGRERMAVLERYFILRVIDEEWKDHLYQMDMLKEGIHLRAYGQKDPLIEYKREAYGLFEDLIHTINEKTLNWLIGKLQIEEPQPQNRAELRKQNMNMVHETTTNMGYSGVDTSGETDIQKASKERSNKKQPIRVEKKAKPNDPCPCGSGKKYKKCHGAMV
- a CDS encoding alpha/beta fold hydrolase, whose translation is MILNFKQIGEGPAIVILHGLFGMSDNWMSIAKKMSADYCFYLVDLRNHGRSPHSDVINYDVMSNDLRLFLERQNLSDIRLIGHSMGGKVAMNFSKHHSHFLSKLIVVDIAPKKYNSTQFIDFINALLFINLNLFQSRKEIENELLKKLKVHPGIIQFLLKNLFRTENNRFKWRMNLPALKMNIDNILDGLKISNPVMTKTLFMKGSESQYITFNDELIIKEKFPNSRIEEIKNATHWVHSSSPINFENTLRSFLA
- a CDS encoding T9SS type A sorting domain-containing protein, whose translation is MQHSILKFFILLFFSLTSIISAQTFSGPTNLDEIAEESTSVSFADYNHDGWVDLFLSRGNASDGTSYDNVLFSNSSGTFSDASLSVITATQRTSGTATWGDYDNDGNIDLYVANAEPGFNGGEPPNNLFINDGAGDFTNNTTFGDIVDDSDDSRVVGWGDYNNDGFIDLYQKRGNIFFTGEIAQTNIFFRNDAGSGSTRNPSGIGDIITSGGTIDGINNAYSNLTGAMVWGDYNGDGYMDIYTARGSTKLNTLWKNNGSGAFVDDTPATLRPTQTSTQACSWGDWDNDGDLDLYTGTKPEAGTKHSFIFENTSTTSTTSFSDATAGDISTDEYYVRGSAWADVDNDGDLDLFTSTMSDAVFENPASRLYVNSGTPNYTLTMSSTFSLDDGTNTSNGRGVAFADIDNDGDQDFVVGRFYKPLLYTNTTSNGNSFANIKLVGTTKNISAIGTQIHLFANIPEQTSTTEQMREISSQSGAGSQSDMRAHFGLGTTSKIDSIQVNWLNTSGGAARTRTTYTDMPVGKFMVFTQSGSASVIKQQAFMYLIGNTGAAVEFETNTDTDGGSLSISRTDSDPGDAGFSGSATSPDASTITPNVVSPAKYWTISETGLTGNFTAEVYIDITGVSGISDADKLVILRRANSGAAWNPINTERIGNTLYSSANLSSFSEFGIGSNSADNSLPVELTSFTAVAGNNSIELNWETASELNNLGYILERTTKQNNTFAEISSYKDNSALAGQGNSSTVNNYSYVDNNVVNGENYLYRLSDISMSGVRTYHSVIEASANQIVTGFKLLPNFPNPFNPETTLRFEIPAEKAYTKISLAVYNAAGELVTEIYSGELSSGVHEFKWSGTNMTGQQQASGIYFARFSAGKFVQTRKLILLK
- a CDS encoding metal-dependent hydrolase, with translation MPKLTFLGHSGWLLESPKASVVIDPFLEGNPLAKHKASDLNADYILISHAHGDHISDVESIAKNCKSTIIANFEIATYYGAKGIETHPLHIGGGNNFPFGRVKLTPAFHGSSFPDGTYGGMPAGILLTIDDKTFYHTGDTGLFSDMQLIGKHNLVDVMMVCIGDNFTMGIDDAVEAVDLVKPRLTVPMHYKTFPMIDVDPEEFASKSFSYGNEVKIMDIGDSFNL
- a CDS encoding M48 family metallopeptidase codes for the protein MDEKLHAIISNIKTNYKPAEQYDLRVSYYAYKNLSHTIRLRNGIIYVRISDKLFDAPDETIQAVGYILFDKLFRLKTKKEIRHHYRNYINQFIVPNMSFPKSKVSPDYSPIGKYHNLTDIFDLVNRSYFDSAVPKPILGWSLNKSTRRLGFYDHSRNLLVISRIFDKKRIPDYVREYLMYHEMLHIVIPVKKINGRRSVHPPHFKEKERLFDNYELAQKWLKKKLWRLRF